The genomic stretch ctgactagtcagggaccgactctaaagtcgagaattatgcattgaatggctctatagcattaaggccagaccgaccctagggtcgagaaacttataagcgcttgcctggcttacaaccagatgaatatagccaaggtatatgaccccggtgaccgtttgtcacatggctaacggacgttgtccatagtttcgactccagagtcgtgaggaaggttatgttggtgactaatcaccttgcacctgtcctaaacgaaTTTATAAATGAATCACTATTCAGTTAAGCTCTGGTGGCCCTAACGTCACacggctagaaggagcgatgctcattattgtgacttttggctatggtcacctatttgttggactgatagtcctgaatggttattatgatcgttgttggtattatatcatgttttactgtgttttcttgctgggccttggctcatgggtgctacgtggtgcaggtaaagggaaggaaaagcttggccaaccctgagtggagagcttgggcgatgtaatgtacatacagggccgcttgactgccacggtcaaggagttctcagagggactaggggtttaccctatttttgccgcttaggccggcggagattgtatatatgggactgtagcaactcttttgtaacttgaactacttgtaaacattttaaaaaggctcatgagaagtttatttacttaatgaaaagtgccctttcctttttactggttttacaccttaacctgttaatgacacctagatcacgtttttaaccaaaggactcgggtagcgggtcaaattttcggttcaccgttcaccgtaactgttctggggtagccagggcgttacactattcCTATCATAGGTTTATTATTTGCTTTGTTCTTGGAAGCTTAGTGTGTGTCTCTTGCTATTGCTTTGAAGCAGTATTCGACTATTAGGTTGCTAATCACTCAAGCGGAGATTGATGCTAAGTTGGGGGTGGATAAATTTTGTTTGAGCTaatttaatttctcttttcttactGATCTTATTCAAGACATTAAAAATTCATTGTCTTCCTTCCCTAACGTAATCTTTTGTCATGTTGTTAGAAAAGTTAACACTTTGGGTCATTCTATTGCTGAAGGCGCTTTAGGGGCTAGACAATGAATTGTTGTGGAATGGTAATGACTTCGTTTGAGCtcttttaatttctcttttcttggTGATCTTATTCTAGATATTAGAAATTCATTGTCTTCCTTCCCTAATGTAACCTTTTGTCATGTTGTTAGAAAATCTAACACTTTGGGTAATTCTATTGCTAAAGGAGCTTTAGAGCTAAACAATGAATTGTTGTGGAATGATAATATAACCATACTCTTTATATAGATCCTTGTACTTAACTTTGGTTTTTCTGTTTAGGCTTATTTGTATGGGAGGTCCCTAAATTTTACATGTTTTGGCAAGTTGATCCTCATACTTTATTTTTGGGCAAATTGACCCCTAGtatggaaataactctctggaataaaCAAGTTTTatggtgtatttctagccaagtgctctagtggatagaaaatgatATGTCTTAGAATTGAGAAATatgctcttatttatagagttttgagacaccctttgaatttcaaattccaccaaccccatggctgtaatgctctactacccagggactgttacgttgtgcattttagacagtgctaaactcgctaaccgagccatttggccataatcgtgtaactaagtgcgattacggtttagggttaaaaaccTTTGGTTAAGTTAtaaagtttcactaaaatgtttactatatacattgggatcctgaaaatatattttaaaggttaattatagtaacatatttacaactagccgacctaagcgcaaaaatagggtttatccctagttcctctttaaaccctcggtcgtggcggtcgagcagccgcatatgtacacatcgtcacctaatctctccaacacaaggatagtccagctttctttttcctttacctgcaccacatagcacccgtgaatcgaggctcatcaagaaaactcaatatgctcatgaacaagtaataacatgtcaccaaatgaTAATagacatgcctagcagtaataaccctactcatggaTGCAAGCAAGTACCAATAAATGTTTGTGGAATCctgtgctctgagtagatgactaataagtctctcgctttgaagtagatgactaataagtctctccgaGGTAGACGACTATTAAGtctccctgtatagatgactaataagtcatactctgtatagatgactaataagtctgtgTCCTTCGACCAGCGCTCACCAtgctaatgtcatccttgactaataagtcagtgatTTTCGACCAGCGATCCCCGTGCTAATgtcacccttgactaataagtcaatgctttacgaccaacaatCACTGCGCTAacgtcatccttgactaataattcaatgctaggatatgagactaataagtcacctatCCTCTCtataagcgtacctggcgctaatcagcactccacgtgctaatgccatccttgactaataagtcaatgctttatgaccaataCTCATCGTgataaggtcgtccttgactaataagtcaatgctaggatatgagactaataagtcactctctaaatagatgactaataagtcactctccgaatagatgactaataagtcatactctgtgtagataactgataagtttatctctgtacagatgactgataagtctatctctgtgtagatgactgataagtctatctctgaggtcccacgcctcctagccatgtgacatgttagtcacctgagcttatagctCTGGCTCTAGTTAACTAGCCTTTAgtctagacaagcgcttttttttcatcgaacttaagatcggtcaagcatttcatgcttatgtcgattagatctaatcttttcggcttgcgtcaaacacgctaataccattcttgacttataggccaataccatacgaccagtgctcagtactactgccgaacttgactaataagtcacaacttcatatAGTCAATACTTACACcgttgtcgattctgactaataagtcagtaccacatTCACAAGTAGGCAAAGTTGCTAtccatttacaatgcaatcaatgtccatttaTAGAGCACTCAATATGCCTCATCAACAATCaccagcataattataatcatgcacattcaaacatccagatctaaggcattcagcatgcttaatcaataagcataagcataattataatcatgcacaattacagagactcaagctctgatcaattccatattcaaaaCTCATGTCAtgccataaccatatatatcatatgcatcacatgcatcacatattggatgtcgttttcttacctttggtccaagcacaggctaccaataaacgagccacaagcacgatcctatttccaagctcgtagtgataacctagtcacaaccataatataaaacctcatcaaaatgagtaaataaatacttccagacccaacccaagcctccgggacatcgaatcctactcaactgggtagtagtatcgatctcaggcccttacagttaagttcccatgactaaaaacaaACTCTGGGGAAAATTTCCCTTACGCGTCGCGGCCCCCaaaccttgagccgcggcccaccTCCAGACAGAAGCCAGACCACCTCTTTGCCCGCACCTTGCGTCGCGGCGCTCCAACCTTGTGTCGTGGCCCTACCTGCAAATCAACCAGCCTCCTCCTTATTCAAGCTTGGGCCACGATGCCCTAGAACAAGGttgcggcccaaccacgaaccaacCAAAAACCTGTGTTTTCTCCATTttcaaaccttccaaaaacctacccaaacatctccaaatccaaaaatcaaagttcccaaacatcctaattatccaataccaataaaacccaagcttgaattcattcaaaaactcatcaaaacacaaatccaatccaagcttaaaaactttaaaaaattagaacttaaaacttgaattacctctgattgagttgtttcttaGCTAAATCCTCCagataataagcttctaatattccctagaatcgctatgccttaaTCCTCGCTTGAACtcaagtcctaaaactcaagtttccttcgaaaatgcgatcaggtgtcgaaaatggaactagAAGGAGAGAAAACGttatgaacgttctttttatttcttaacaggttacttcaagcttaagtaacctcaagcaaatcctaatgctcggggtcccaaaaacgctcCCGGGTTAAAATAGttaaaactcccagaatttccctctgatctcactaactctcaatttatcatcaaatatttatttccatcacccaatatcctggtaatgtgctaaatacccccttgactcactctaagtcaagtataaatccagttgtgacttttccactagcttgcttcctaagatcgtcttgtgctgagtaaccttagcataaccaaataataatgaagcaccacacatataccacatatatgccaaatatgcccaaaatgaccaaaatatgaaaattgcccaattaaacataaattggcccacatgcatatttaatacacctaaacatgcatatctagtcatattataatataactcacatattcacataatgatagacataaatatcacataatcatatgaTTCCAAGATTtgtcatcctgaccccctaatcaatgccctaagccttattagaaaattcgggtcattacaactattatcttcccacatgactttgtaacctccaaacacattatgggagttaaaatcatgtctccaacaaccatatcacttatatctttgagaaattcaaattcaaaatgtgtaacataaaatctacacattattgggtaaaaTTTTggggttacaaacttgtaactgaatttgtaattccaaatatgttatattttttaacATTCACACTATCCAAAAAATATAACTCTCTTatattatgttacaatatgtgacacactttatcacattatttaatctatatattatattatttaaataatataacaatttaaTGACCAAtttgcaaaaaaataaaatttgggaccaacttcaaaaaaataaaatttaatgaccattcatataaataaacctttttaatattaataagttCTTGGAAATATGCTATGCTAGTACCCTTTAGTTTGTCTTAGAACTAAGATAATTCCTTATTATTTAAGTAATACTGTTTTACTACCTCTTGTTTGTCTTACCACCAACTTAGTAATTTATtgttttaatgctaaaaaatgaAGAGCTTTGTGTTCTAAAATAAAAATTGGACACGTAAATGATACAAATGAGATAAAATAGGCATTGTAATTTGTATGTGCTATCTACTATAGATATGCCTTGGTAGTAATAATCTAACAGAAGCTGCTAGGGACTTTCAAAAGTCCACCACCCAAGTTGGTACCTGGCCACCAAGACTCAGTGGTACAGAAATTAAAAGTCCCCACGTGATTTGATGGAAGTTAAATGCTATCCATACATTTACTAATATTGTTCTTAAAAGAGaaaactaatcttttctttacAAAGAAAAAACTTTGGCAGAAACTCAACACAGGTCCCATATCATTTATATCAATTAATTTTATATACTAGTTAGTAAATGTATCAATCAACATTTATGTGATACTAATTAATTAGAAAGATTAGTCAATAGTCAATGGTCAATACTTGCTTTGGCTATAGTGTAGTTGATTGGAACTTGCCTGAATAGTTAATGGTAAAGAAATTAGCATTATTGATGAAATGATATTGTTGGTGTAGAAatgccttctcttcttctctggCCAATCTGTGTACCAAAGGGAAAGCGAAGATCTTCTCTACAAGATTTTCCATGGGTAACCTTCTTTATCATATGATCATCCCCTTCTTATTGTTCCTTACAACTACCCATGCAAAATCAAATCCTCATTGTCCACCTTCCTCTTGtgataatatcatcaacataactAGTCCTTTCCGACTTAACACCGATCCAAAACACTGTGGCTACTCTCATTATAAGCTTTCCTGCGAGAACAATCTTACTGTATTACACTTGAAGTCTGTCAAATACTTTGTGCGGTCAATCAATTATGCCAACTACACAATTCGAGTTGTGGACTCCAATGTTGACAGGAACAATTGCTCCACCTTTCCATCTCCAACATATTCCCGTCGCTACAACTACTTTACAAAGATTATAGCAATCTTGAAATGTGAGAATCCAATAGTGAATTCCTCTGATTATATAGACACCGCTCCTTGCAACATTGGTGGTTCTTTAGCCTCCCAATATTCTGAAACCAAAACTACTACTGCtgatctttattattattatgtggtCGATGGTGGCTTTAAGGTTTCTGATTTGGCGATTGGGTGCCGCACGGAGCTAAGGACCTTCGTATCGAATCAGACTGTGGTGAATGGGAGGACTACTTCTTATGTGGACTTTCACAACCACCTTGCTTATGGCTTTGAGCTTTCATGGTTGGACACATATTTCATTGATTATTACTTCATCGATTATTCCAACGAGATGCGATGTGGTAAGTAGTTCTTCTTCGCTTTATATTGAATGAACTACTTCAACTTTCTTTTGGTCAGCTAATGTTGAATTTATATTGGATGATTGCAGATCCGTTGGATTGGCCTTCACCATTAAGTAACAATTCTTTCTTCCGCACTTGTTATAAAATTGTTTTTAATTAAGATGTAGTGTTTTAGAACTTAATGTTTCATCACATATATTTTTCTGATATTCATTGTTTTCTTGCAGGTATGGTATTGGGCATAATGACCTACTTACTACTTGAGCTGGGTACGTAATTAAAAGAGCTCTTACTTTTAGAATAAtggaaaatttattttatttaatagaaCAACTTAACTAATTTAAAAAGAattaatatttgaaaaatatGATTCATTCATAGAACATTTAAAACATAAATCAATAGAAATTCATTTTTTGGTTGATAAAACTTTTTAAatgtattaatttaattttattatatattttaatttttataaatatttaaaatatataaacataaacatattaaaaaagaattaaaccaaaacattctctatagttttaaaaaaataaaaaatgttaaacTAAGAATTCGTTAGATACAAcactttttataaataaaaatatggtatattttagttttaaaattaaatattttttaacaaaaaatatccataaatttcaatataataaaatattgaaaaaaaaatcaaaattaaaactataatttaaaattgtatatgatcaaattttaattatttgatttaaaataatttaaagcgaacaaaaagttatatatataaatatatattatataattaatgacTTGagtaattaaaataagtaatttcttattgaaataaaaattaaacataaaaataagaaaatatgtttatttattatttatttcactattacatacatgtttggataaacaaaatatgtcaaattacaaaagaaataaaaaaataaacttaaGCACATAAATTTTTTCTGTTgtagttttgaaaacataattgataaaatgatttaaatactttaatatgaaattttaaaatatgtgatgataaattattatggctcatttattactttttattttattttatttagatgaatttattattttttatttatttaccttatttagatagtTTTAAAACTAACggtgttagaaaacaataaaaaagtgTTAAATCTAACGGAAAACAAAAATTTCcattaaactcacatttataatatataaagatatgtgTTATTACAATAAGAACCTTATTTTCTACCTATTGGTagaaattttatttgtttttggcACGTGGACAAATTGTAacctcaatttttttatatgacggtgtacattgtagttgtAGATGATCTTTtacaaattttcaataaattatgaataattttagGTGCCAAAATTAAGattcaaatagtttgttgcacacatgtttgttttgttttttttatgcgCGCATGAAAAAAGCTATTTGAATTCTAATATTTGCatcataaattattcataatttttaaataatttgtgaGAGATCttctataattataatatataccatcacataaaaaaatgaaattacaaCTTAAACTATGGGATGGGGCATATTATTAGTGGTCCCTTTGGTAGATCTCTTCCCAATGCTCTTGCCCTGAATGGCAAGACTCTTTTCCCAAAATGAAAAGactatttcaattttttttcctaaGCTTAAATCCTCTTGGTATCTTTTCATAAACTTCGTATAAAACTTTTAAGTACTTAGTATAAGATGAATTCTTAGGTGAAATCAACCTGATGCATAATTATGAACTAAAGTCAAGTTTATTTTGGTAAATGCAGGACTAAAATTTATATTGGGGACTCCATTTGTAGTTGCTTTTTTAATCTATAAATGGCGAAGGCGTCATTTATCAATGTATAATTCTATTGAGGAGTTTCTTCATACACAAAATAACCTCATTCCTATAAGATACTCATTCAGAGAGATAAAAAAGATGACCCGAAATTTCAAGAACAAATTAGGTGAAGGAGGTTATGGTTCTGTATTCAAAGGAAAGCTTCGTAGTGGTCGTATTGTTGCAGTTAAGATATTGAGTAAATCCAAAGGAAATGGGGAAGACTTTATCAATGAAATTGCTACAATTGGAAGAATTCATCATGTTAATGTTGTTCATTTGATAGGCTTTTGTGTCCACTCCTCAAAGCATGCTCTTGTGTATGATTTCATGGCTAATGGATCTttggaaaaatatatattttctcaagGAGGAGTTATCTCCTTAAGTTGCAAGCAAATTTTTGAAATTTCACTTGGCGTGGCACGTGGAATTGAGTACATGCACCAAGGATGTTACATGCAAATTTTACACTTTGATATTAAACCCCACAACATTCTCTTGGATGAAAATTTTATTCCAAAAGTTTCTGATTTTGGGTTAGCAAGATTGTGCCCATTAGAAAATAATACTATGTCCCTAACTGCAGCAAGAGGAACCTTAGGATACATAGCACCAGAgctattttacaaaaatattggAGGAGTTTCTAATAAAGCTGATGTGTATAGTTTTGGAATGTTACTGATGGAAATGGCaggtaaaagaaaaaatatagacGCACTTGCAGAAAATACTAGCCAGATTTACTTTCCTTCATGGGCACATGATCAATTAAGTCAAGGAAAAAATGTTGACGTAGCAACAACAGATACAGATGGggaaatttcaaaaattataaagaaGATGATTATAGTAGCATTATGGTGTATACAACTAAAGCCAAGTGATCGCCCTACAATGAACAAAGTCATAGAATTGCTTGAAGGAGAAGTTGAATGTCTACAAATGCCTCCTAAGCCTTTCCTATGTGAATTAGAGAAGCCGATTGAGCATGTCCAAGAAACATTGTATTCAGTTGAGTCAACAATACCATCATTAACACTCCCAAGATAAGTTCAAATCTACATCCAAACGATTGGCATTTGCAGCCTTTgcactatttttttaaaaaaatttatagatATTGTTGGTTTTTATCTTTGCTATGTCAAAATATTATTGCAAgcttggaagaaaaaaaaatcaattttttataGGTAATTTGTGTGACAATAAATAATAGATCGAGTAGttaaattaatatttcaaatagaAGCAATCAGTCATAGTATATTTTATTGTCATTTGTGATTTATTTTTTCTAATGTGCAagtatattttgttttcttgattTAACTCTGTTCTTATATAAATACCATTTGATGTAAATTAAATTCTATATTTACACATAATTTTTGAgatttttattttcataaaaaatGATAACTCATATATTTATGccattattattttgttttagtAACATTAAGATATTCCAGTGTAAAGTGTAGTGACACTTGAAATGACACTATTATTCTTTTTAGCAATATTTGGAAAATGTCACTTATTACACTTCAAATGTCACTAAATTACGTAGTAGAAATTAGATACAGTAGCCACTTTTACGTAAGCCCTTTCATTTTTATCTACAATTTTTAAGTCTTCGTATAATACCTACTATTTCAATCAAAATCCCTATTATACCCCTCTAGTCCTACGATTTAAACACCCTCGTCTTCCTCTCCTCAAACACTCACAGGTCACAGTAGTTCGACGACTCTGACCATCCTCTACCACTCCGACCACCATTAGCTGCATTCATTACATAGCTAGACAAAATCTAGCCATATCCCTAACTTTCAACTTCTTCCTCCACTAAATCATATCCGAATTCCCCCCACTACCTTCTCCATTCCGACCCTAACTTCCTTCGAGCTTCCCCACTCTCCGACACAGACAATTCTTCGGTAATCGCACAAGGATTTCGACAGTGCTCCACCACTCCAGCGCCTCCATCGAACCAACTCCTTTCATTGGAAATCTCTAGCACCTTAATTGAACTAGATTTCCCTTCATTTTCTTCTTCCACGACATATCCGAGCTCCTCTATTTTTGCACTAATTTCCAAG from Humulus lupulus chromosome 5, drHumLupu1.1, whole genome shotgun sequence encodes the following:
- the LOC133834489 gene encoding rust resistance kinase Lr10-like, with translation MRCDPLDWPSPLSMVLGIMTYLLLELGLKFILGTPFVVAFLIYKWRRRHLSMYNSIEEFLHTQNNLIPIRYSFREIKKMTRNFKNKLGEGGYGSVFKGKLRSGRIVAVKILSKSKGNGEDFINEIATIGRIHHVNVVHLIGFCVHSSKHALVYDFMANGSLEKYIFSQGGVISLSCKQIFEISLGVARGIEYMHQGCYMQILHFDIKPHNILLDENFIPKVSDFGLARLCPLENNTMSLTAARGTLGYIAPELFYKNIGGVSNKADVYSFGMLLMEMAGKRKNIDALAENTSQIYFPSWAHDQLSQGKNVDVATTDTDGEISKIIKKMIIVALWCIQLKPSDRPTMNKVIELLEGEVECLQMPPKPFLCELEKPIEHVQETLYSVESTIPSLTLPR